A genome region from Heteronotia binoei isolate CCM8104 ecotype False Entrance Well chromosome 19, APGP_CSIRO_Hbin_v1, whole genome shotgun sequence includes the following:
- the DTWD1 gene encoding tRNA-uridine aminocarboxypropyltransferase 1 isoform X1, whose protein sequence is MYLRSRSRILLELKMSLSATVVLRGDQESHQGTKRKNECVKSPDSQTMSMLQETPFQNLHLASQAVLERAQKQGRSKCPKCNSSRMFYCYTCYVPVEAVPTREIPVVKLPVKIDIIKHPNETDGKSTAVHAKLLAPDDVAIYTYPCIPDYEEMKHQIALIFPGSNSVSISDIPLSLLNKLEKKAGCKQDNDLPVEPVLKYAKVDPAGNSDFGEFTSHSTARYMGLKKIVFVDSTWNQTKKIITDERLQALLQIELKSRKTCFWRHQKGKPDTYLSTIEAIYYFLVDYHRELLKEKYEGQYDNLLFFYTFMYRLIQNARSSASKEGKDI, encoded by the exons ATGTATTTGCGTAGCAG GTCAAGGATCTTACTTGAACTTAAGATGTCTTTATCTGCAACTGTGGTTTTAAGAGGAGACCAAGAAAGCCACCaaggaacaaaaagaaaaaacgaATGTGTAAAAAGTCCAGATTCACAGACTATGTCCATGCTGCAAGAAACCCCATTTCAGAACTTGCATTTGGCTTCTCaggcagttcttgaaagagcccaAAAACAAGGGCGATCAAAGTGTCCCAAATGTAATAGTTCAAGGATGTTCTACTGTTACACATGCTACGTTCCAGTTGAGGCTGTGCCTACAAGAGAAATTCCTGTTGTAAAG CTTCCTGTGAAGATCGACATCATTAAACATCCCAACGAAACAGATGGCAAAAGCACAGCTGTACACGCTAAACTCCTGGCCCCTGATGATGTCGCTATTTACACCTATCCTTGTATTCCAGATTATGAAGAAATGAAACACCAA ATTGCACTTATCTTTCCCGGATCCAATTCAGTTTCTATAAGCGACATTCCCCTCTCTTTGCTAAACAAACTGGAAAAGAAAGCAGGTTGTAAACAAGACAATGATTTGCCGGTGGAACCAGTTCTCAAGTATGCAAAAGTAGACCCAGCTGGCAACAGCGACTTTGGCGAATTCACCTCTCACAGCACAGCCAGATATATGGGGCTCAAGAAAATCGTATTTGTTGACAGTACCTGGAATCAGACCAAGAAAATAATCACAGATGAGCGACTCCAAG CGTTGCTACAAATCGAACTGAAATCGAGGAAAACCTGCTTTTGGCGTCATCAGAAAGGAAAGCCGGATACGTACCTGTCTACCATCGAAGCCATTTATTACTTTTTAGTAGACTACCACAGGGAACTCTTGAAAGAAAAATATGAAGGACAGTATGACAATTTGCTTTTCTTCTACACATTTATGTACAGATTGATCCAAAATGCCCGGAGTTCTGCCAGCAAAGAAGGCAAGGATATTTAG
- the DTWD1 gene encoding tRNA-uridine aminocarboxypropyltransferase 1 isoform X2 → MSLSATVVLRGDQESHQGTKRKNECVKSPDSQTMSMLQETPFQNLHLASQAVLERAQKQGRSKCPKCNSSRMFYCYTCYVPVEAVPTREIPVVKLPVKIDIIKHPNETDGKSTAVHAKLLAPDDVAIYTYPCIPDYEEMKHQIALIFPGSNSVSISDIPLSLLNKLEKKAGCKQDNDLPVEPVLKYAKVDPAGNSDFGEFTSHSTARYMGLKKIVFVDSTWNQTKKIITDERLQALLQIELKSRKTCFWRHQKGKPDTYLSTIEAIYYFLVDYHRELLKEKYEGQYDNLLFFYTFMYRLIQNARSSASKEGKDI, encoded by the exons ATGTCTTTATCTGCAACTGTGGTTTTAAGAGGAGACCAAGAAAGCCACCaaggaacaaaaagaaaaaacgaATGTGTAAAAAGTCCAGATTCACAGACTATGTCCATGCTGCAAGAAACCCCATTTCAGAACTTGCATTTGGCTTCTCaggcagttcttgaaagagcccaAAAACAAGGGCGATCAAAGTGTCCCAAATGTAATAGTTCAAGGATGTTCTACTGTTACACATGCTACGTTCCAGTTGAGGCTGTGCCTACAAGAGAAATTCCTGTTGTAAAG CTTCCTGTGAAGATCGACATCATTAAACATCCCAACGAAACAGATGGCAAAAGCACAGCTGTACACGCTAAACTCCTGGCCCCTGATGATGTCGCTATTTACACCTATCCTTGTATTCCAGATTATGAAGAAATGAAACACCAA ATTGCACTTATCTTTCCCGGATCCAATTCAGTTTCTATAAGCGACATTCCCCTCTCTTTGCTAAACAAACTGGAAAAGAAAGCAGGTTGTAAACAAGACAATGATTTGCCGGTGGAACCAGTTCTCAAGTATGCAAAAGTAGACCCAGCTGGCAACAGCGACTTTGGCGAATTCACCTCTCACAGCACAGCCAGATATATGGGGCTCAAGAAAATCGTATTTGTTGACAGTACCTGGAATCAGACCAAGAAAATAATCACAGATGAGCGACTCCAAG CGTTGCTACAAATCGAACTGAAATCGAGGAAAACCTGCTTTTGGCGTCATCAGAAAGGAAAGCCGGATACGTACCTGTCTACCATCGAAGCCATTTATTACTTTTTAGTAGACTACCACAGGGAACTCTTGAAAGAAAAATATGAAGGACAGTATGACAATTTGCTTTTCTTCTACACATTTATGTACAGATTGATCCAAAATGCCCGGAGTTCTGCCAGCAAAGAAGGCAAGGATATTTAG